A single region of the Pseudosulfitobacter sp. DSM 107133 genome encodes:
- a CDS encoding type II toxin-antitoxin system YhaV family toxin: MSGDSVPAQAPLVVNGWSIYAHPLFLDQLEGLTLEVEARKARDPKTWRKKNSTKRLAAIFKLVTEAIPADPGAAAFRQGGTLGDHRKHWFRAKFFQQYRLFYRFNSDAKVIVVAWVNDDKTLRAYGSKTDTYATFKGMLEDGNPPDNFDALLKEAAAADKRFETSLEAAPDR, translated from the coding sequence ATGAGCGGCGATAGCGTGCCCGCTCAAGCGCCCCTTGTCGTAAACGGATGGTCGATTTATGCGCATCCGCTCTTTCTGGACCAGCTCGAAGGGCTGACCCTGGAGGTCGAGGCGCGTAAGGCACGCGATCCCAAGACCTGGCGCAAGAAGAATTCCACGAAACGGCTGGCCGCCATCTTCAAGCTGGTCACCGAGGCCATACCGGCAGATCCGGGTGCCGCCGCCTTCCGGCAAGGCGGCACACTCGGCGATCACCGCAAGCACTGGTTCCGGGCGAAATTCTTCCAACAGTATCGGTTGTTCTATCGGTTCAACAGCGATGCGAAGGTCATCGTGGTGGCCTGGGTGAACGACGACAAGACCCTGCGCGCCTATGGCAGCAAGACGGATACCTATGCGACGTTCAAAGGGATGCTGGAAGATGGCAACCCACCTGACAATTTTGACGCGCTCCTGAAAGAAGCCGCGGCGGCGGACAAGCGGTTCGAAACTTCCCTTGAAGCGGCGCCCGATCGGTAA
- the repC gene encoding plasmid replication protein RepC, giving the protein MAFTKLSIEAAGADATRGSFPPSETDVWTIFRALRDARSVFGLRPGHIQTLQAMLSFLKPGHGETVFASNNSLCQRVGGIDERTLRRHINRFVELGFIKRNDSSNRKRYRVRSSGGECISYGLSLTPLLQRASELIAIAQEMENNRRDRIFVRKQILTKLAHLEEHDPSNAFINHARKALRRKLSLPEYHALLANTDAECQSLSTPDDPPETMELPANDGQTVRHQSKSEEEKKDLDSNIGLEALKPDLLTSVCDQATSFSTERLRNWLDIENHARTLAPMMGIHPETFEKAKNAVGAQKASCAIFIMLQLGKRIRDFGAYFHSITLGQRQNQFDPLALIKRLSENNERTV; this is encoded by the coding sequence ATGGCATTTACAAAACTCTCGATCGAAGCCGCAGGTGCTGATGCAACCCGCGGCTCATTTCCCCCATCTGAAACCGACGTCTGGACCATCTTCAGAGCCCTGAGAGATGCACGCAGCGTGTTTGGTCTACGTCCTGGCCACATACAGACACTTCAAGCAATGCTCAGTTTTCTGAAACCTGGCCATGGCGAAACGGTTTTTGCGTCTAACAATTCACTTTGCCAGCGCGTTGGCGGAATCGACGAACGGACACTCCGGAGGCACATCAACCGCTTCGTTGAACTCGGATTCATCAAGCGCAATGACAGCTCGAACCGAAAGCGCTACCGCGTTCGCTCATCCGGCGGGGAGTGCATCAGTTATGGATTGTCTCTCACCCCCCTGCTCCAACGTGCGAGCGAGCTTATAGCCATCGCGCAAGAGATGGAGAATAACCGGCGAGATCGGATATTTGTCCGCAAACAGATCCTTACAAAGCTCGCCCATTTGGAAGAGCACGATCCTAGCAACGCATTCATCAACCACGCACGGAAAGCTCTACGCAGGAAGCTGAGCCTCCCCGAATACCACGCTCTGCTCGCCAATACAGATGCAGAATGCCAGAGTTTGTCTACCCCGGATGACCCGCCTGAAACTATGGAATTGCCCGCCAATGACGGACAAACTGTCCGGCATCAATCTAAGTCTGAAGAAGAAAAAAAAGATTTAGATAGCAACATAGGCCTTGAGGCCCTGAAACCAGACTTGCTGACCTCAGTCTGCGATCAGGCGACATCGTTCTCCACAGAGAGACTTAGAAACTGGTTGGACATTGAAAACCATGCTCGAACACTTGCACCCATGATGGGCATTCACCCAGAGACTTTCGAGAAAGCCAAGAATGCTGTAGGAGCTCAGAAAGCGTCATGCGCGATCTTCATCATGCTACAGCTTGGAAAACGCATCAGGGATTTTGGAGCGTATTTTCACAGTATCACCCTGGGTCAAAGGCAAAACCAATTTGATCCATTAGCTTTGATCAAGCGACTGTCCGAAAACAATGAGCGAACTGTCTAA
- a CDS encoding tyrosine-type recombinase/integrase produces the protein MKSANPFPELLRAFFQEWLAEQRSASIHTIKSYRDTWRLLLRFVAERNGVGVARVTLADVSASEVRAFLNHAEHGRKGTIGTRNCRLAAIRSFFSFVADKSPEYVAQCAEVLTIPLKRKPSAAPCYLEPGEVEAILAQPNRSTIEGMRDHVLLSLLYNSGARIQEALDLCPKAIRFEAPYCVRLYGKGRKERICPLWPETVTLLKKLLERQPRAPDERIFVNRYGEPLGASGVRYKLAAYVAAAAKTTPTLRSKHVTPHSFRHATAVHLVAAGVDITVIRSWLGHVSLDTTNHYAQANLETKRKALEQVGVPTAGNRPARWKRDADLLAWLDTL, from the coding sequence GTGAAATCGGCCAATCCGTTCCCCGAATTGTTGCGGGCCTTCTTCCAGGAATGGCTGGCAGAACAGCGCAGCGCCTCGATCCATACCATCAAGTCCTATCGGGACACTTGGCGGCTGTTGCTCCGGTTCGTCGCGGAGCGAAACGGCGTTGGTGTCGCACGGGTCACCCTGGCGGACGTCTCCGCCAGCGAGGTGCGCGCGTTCCTCAACCATGCTGAGCATGGTCGCAAGGGCACGATCGGCACGCGCAACTGTCGGCTTGCCGCGATCCGCAGCTTCTTCAGCTTCGTGGCGGACAAGAGCCCCGAATATGTCGCCCAATGCGCCGAGGTCCTCACGATCCCGCTCAAGCGCAAACCCTCTGCCGCACCCTGCTACCTTGAACCGGGAGAGGTCGAGGCCATCCTCGCGCAGCCGAACCGATCGACGATCGAAGGGATGCGAGACCATGTGCTGCTGTCGCTGCTCTATAATAGTGGTGCACGCATCCAAGAGGCGCTCGATCTCTGTCCCAAGGCGATCCGGTTCGAAGCACCGTATTGCGTGCGTCTTTACGGAAAGGGCCGAAAGGAACGTATCTGCCCGCTCTGGCCGGAAACTGTGACGTTGCTGAAGAAACTGCTGGAGCGGCAGCCGCGCGCACCCGATGAGCGCATCTTCGTCAATCGCTACGGCGAACCACTGGGAGCCTCGGGCGTGCGGTACAAGCTGGCGGCCTACGTCGCGGCGGCGGCGAAAACGACACCCACGCTTCGTTCGAAGCATGTGACGCCGCACAGCTTCCGACACGCAACGGCCGTCCACCTCGTCGCGGCGGGCGTCGACATCACCGTCATCCGAAGCTGGCTGGGACATGTCAGTCTCGACACGACCAACCACTACGCCCAGGCCAATCTCGAAACCAAGCGAAAGGCGCTCGAACAGGTCGGCGTTCCGACAGCAGGAAATCGACCCGCGCGATGGAAACGTGACGCGGACCTGCTCGCCTGGCTCGATACCCTCTGA
- a CDS encoding zincin-like metallopeptidase domain-containing protein: MARSRTPKFDASEVITNEIIRIIERGVLPWRKPWTAGGSSRPLRVGGEPYQGVNNFLLTMRTVMAGHSSPFWMTLPQANALDAKVRKGEKSSVVVYYGQSRKDAGGDEHDRSDGDDHSEEARIFRFQKSYRVFNACQIDGLPDSFFPDPEPAPEHPPSEPIPHMQAFFDALDITTVFTGTEAYYLPPVDKVFMPSIARFENPRNFYGVWAHELAHATKAPHRLKRDFGLSKFGNTSYAREEIVAELTSVFLGQTLGFTAHTLEMNAAYLYNWLRVLRSDKNAIFKHAADAQRACNYLIARSEAGRAERSAKAA, encoded by the coding sequence ATGGCCCGATCCCGCACGCCCAAATTCGATGCCTCCGAGGTCATCACAAACGAAATCATCCGCATCATCGAGCGCGGCGTCCTGCCGTGGCGCAAGCCATGGACCGCAGGTGGCAGCTCTCGTCCCCTGCGCGTGGGCGGAGAACCCTACCAGGGAGTGAACAACTTCCTGCTGACGATGCGGACCGTGATGGCGGGCCACAGCTCTCCCTTCTGGATGACGTTGCCGCAGGCCAATGCCTTGGACGCAAAGGTCCGCAAGGGCGAGAAATCCTCTGTCGTCGTCTATTACGGTCAAAGCCGGAAAGACGCGGGCGGCGATGAGCATGACCGCAGCGACGGGGATGATCACTCCGAGGAAGCCCGCATCTTTCGCTTTCAGAAATCCTACCGCGTGTTCAATGCCTGCCAGATCGATGGCCTGCCCGATAGCTTCTTCCCCGACCCGGAGCCCGCGCCCGAGCATCCGCCGTCCGAGCCCATCCCGCATATGCAGGCGTTTTTCGATGCCCTCGATATCACGACCGTCTTCACGGGGACGGAAGCCTACTACCTGCCGCCCGTGGACAAGGTGTTCATGCCGTCGATCGCGCGGTTCGAGAACCCGCGGAACTTCTACGGGGTCTGGGCGCATGAGCTGGCTCATGCCACAAAAGCTCCCCATCGACTGAAGCGTGATTTCGGTCTCTCAAAGTTCGGTAACACCTCATACGCGCGCGAGGAGATCGTCGCCGAACTGACCTCGGTGTTTCTTGGGCAGACGCTCGGCTTTACGGCGCATACGCTCGAGATGAACGCGGCCTATCTCTACAACTGGCTGCGCGTTCTGCGCTCTGACAAGAACGCGATCTTCAAGCACGCCGCCGATGCGCAGCGCGCATGTAATTATCTGATCGCCAGATCAGAGGCGGGCAGGGCAGAGCGCAGCGCCAAGGCCGCTTGA
- a CDS encoding IS110 family transposase — protein MNVFIGLDVSLASTAICVLGPQGRIVEELQAESEPEALVRAIASLSYSIDAIGLEAGPLSQWLSKGMEEAGFDVVMMETRLVKAALKAMPIKTDRRDAQGIARLLQMGWYRPVHRKSVSSQEIRALLTARKSVQQAIINLELSMRGVLRNFGMKLGHVTRIRYEARVRELVEQNEILSASTEALLRARSQLRAELADLDAKIAGLAKHDDVCRLMMTMPGVGPIVALTVKSAIDDPTRFARSKDVGPWAGLTPRRTQSGEMDIVGQITRAGDRGLRTALYQAAMILMHRGAPNWLQSWALKVAHRRGAKRAMIALARRIGVVLHRMWIDGTPFRYTQNSGATA, from the coding sequence ATGAATGTATTTATCGGATTGGATGTATCTCTGGCAAGCACTGCGATTTGTGTGCTGGGGCCACAGGGGAGGATCGTTGAAGAATTACAGGCGGAGAGCGAGCCTGAGGCATTAGTACGTGCAATAGCGTCATTGTCATATTCGATCGATGCGATCGGGCTCGAAGCCGGACCTTTGTCCCAATGGCTGAGCAAGGGAATGGAAGAAGCTGGCTTTGACGTGGTCATGATGGAAACACGATTGGTGAAGGCAGCCTTGAAAGCCATGCCGATCAAGACCGACAGGCGCGATGCCCAGGGCATTGCGCGCTTGCTTCAAATGGGATGGTACAGGCCCGTGCACCGCAAATCTGTGTCCTCCCAGGAAATCCGCGCGTTGCTGACGGCGCGCAAGTCAGTTCAGCAGGCCATCATCAACCTTGAGCTTTCGATGCGGGGTGTTCTGCGAAACTTTGGCATGAAGCTGGGGCATGTCACCAGGATTAGGTACGAGGCCCGGGTGAGGGAACTGGTTGAGCAGAATGAGATCCTGTCCGCGTCGACTGAGGCTCTTCTGCGCGCGCGTTCCCAGTTGCGCGCCGAGTTGGCTGACTTGGATGCCAAAATCGCGGGTCTGGCAAAACACGACGATGTTTGCCGTTTGATGATGACGATGCCAGGTGTCGGTCCGATCGTCGCCCTGACAGTCAAATCTGCGATTGATGATCCGACCCGCTTTGCGCGGTCGAAGGATGTCGGACCGTGGGCGGGGCTTACGCCAAGGCGCACGCAATCCGGAGAGATGGACATCGTTGGACAAATCACGCGAGCCGGTGATCGCGGGCTTCGAACCGCGTTGTATCAGGCAGCGATGATCCTGATGCACCGTGGTGCCCCGAACTGGCTGCAATCTTGGGCACTTAAAGTAGCGCACAGGCGTGGGGCGAAGAGGGCCATGATTGCACTTGCTCGACGCATTGGCGTCGTCTTGCACCGCATGTGGATAGACGGCACGCCGTTCCGCTACACGCAGAACTCCGGCGCGACTGCATGA
- a CDS encoding ParB/RepB/Spo0J family partition protein yields the protein MTTNFAPLTVAIGDLVPHPANVRSNSPETYDPENIAHLKASIAVLGLLQPILVQKFDGKYAVLAGGRRHAALKELVADKAIKGFTAKTKVDCRLVPEDCDVTTALSLAENVTQAPMNAIDEFEAFARMMEVDGQTPETIAKTFGTTVAAVKGRLRYGLIHPDIRAAARGKVITLDTMKAFAEHPSQEAQREVFEALTKDGGYLQAYTVRQALKSRGVQVSDDIGAFVRVDYEARGGAVAADLLDEHSVLEDAALVETILLEKLGAAAEDARMRLGFAWADAMVRYDYATMADYGRVYPGPIEPDEAAQKRVDEITAELEKLQLEMEDEGLEDGAYNALYERVDALEEEARDLQEAYSAEDLARAGVIASWQGGQITLHIGLVRPEDTVKEEGARGSSANPTGEEAPDAGEITYPASLAEDLKTERAMALGAAMALHPEATLDLTLFKLVSDVLASGMSVTQAIKIDARKEYRSHAKMDEIDETSLEQVAAAHDALDLSWLDDTRPPADQFAAFRALKTGEKAKLVAYATASTTQSCFARDRQRDSLMHAFEIEIMPDIRAHWTPNAALFNRFKKAWLLKILGEDLGLAQEAVTLASSSKKEIVAFCDKLFAEPFATLTDAQRAAVAAWCPPMMQTAGVACDEAEPTAETPEPDSEVAQAA from the coding sequence ATGACCACGAACTTTGCCCCTCTCACCGTCGCCATCGGCGATCTGGTCCCGCATCCCGCCAATGTGCGCAGCAACTCGCCGGAAACCTATGATCCCGAGAACATCGCGCATCTGAAGGCCAGCATCGCCGTTCTGGGCCTCTTGCAGCCGATCCTGGTCCAGAAGTTCGACGGCAAATACGCCGTGCTGGCCGGTGGCCGGCGGCATGCCGCGCTGAAGGAGCTGGTCGCTGACAAGGCCATCAAGGGCTTCACGGCGAAGACCAAGGTGGACTGCCGCCTTGTGCCAGAAGACTGCGACGTCACCACGGCGCTGTCGCTCGCCGAGAACGTCACCCAGGCGCCGATGAACGCCATTGACGAGTTCGAGGCTTTCGCCCGGATGATGGAGGTCGATGGCCAAACGCCCGAGACGATCGCAAAGACCTTCGGCACCACGGTGGCCGCCGTGAAAGGCCGGTTGCGCTATGGCCTTATCCACCCCGACATCCGCGCCGCGGCCCGGGGCAAGGTGATCACGCTCGACACGATGAAGGCCTTTGCTGAGCATCCAAGCCAGGAGGCGCAGCGCGAGGTCTTCGAGGCGCTCACGAAGGACGGCGGCTATCTGCAGGCCTATACCGTCCGTCAGGCCCTCAAATCCCGCGGCGTGCAGGTCAGCGACGATATCGGGGCTTTCGTGCGCGTGGACTACGAGGCGCGTGGCGGTGCCGTCGCAGCCGATCTGCTGGATGAGCATTCCGTGCTTGAGGATGCGGCTCTGGTCGAGACCATCTTGCTCGAGAAGCTTGGTGCAGCCGCCGAGGACGCCCGTATGAGGCTGGGCTTTGCTTGGGCCGATGCGATGGTCCGCTATGATTACGCGACCATGGCCGATTACGGCCGCGTCTATCCCGGCCCGATCGAGCCTGATGAGGCTGCGCAAAAGCGCGTGGATGAAATCACCGCCGAGCTTGAGAAACTGCAGCTCGAGATGGAGGATGAGGGGCTCGAGGACGGTGCCTACAACGCCCTTTACGAGCGCGTGGACGCCTTGGAAGAGGAAGCCCGCGATCTGCAGGAGGCCTACAGCGCCGAGGACCTCGCCCGCGCTGGTGTGATTGCCTCGTGGCAGGGTGGGCAGATCACGCTCCATATTGGCCTCGTGCGCCCGGAGGACACCGTCAAAGAGGAGGGTGCGCGCGGCTCCTCGGCTAACCCGACTGGGGAGGAGGCCCCAGACGCCGGAGAAATCACCTATCCAGCCTCGCTGGCAGAGGACCTCAAGACCGAGCGGGCCATGGCCCTTGGCGCCGCGATGGCGCTGCATCCGGAAGCCACGCTCGATCTGACGCTCTTCAAGCTGGTCAGTGACGTTCTGGCCAGCGGCATGAGTGTCACACAGGCGATCAAGATCGATGCCCGCAAGGAATACCGCAGCCATGCCAAGATGGACGAGATCGACGAGACCTCGCTTGAGCAGGTGGCGGCGGCGCATGATGCGCTTGACCTCTCCTGGCTCGATGATACCCGCCCGCCCGCCGATCAGTTCGCGGCGTTTCGCGCGCTGAAGACTGGGGAGAAGGCCAAGCTCGTGGCCTATGCCACGGCCAGCACCACGCAGTCCTGCTTCGCGCGGGACCGCCAGCGCGACAGCCTGATGCATGCGTTCGAGATCGAGATCATGCCCGACATCCGCGCCCACTGGACGCCGAATGCGGCGCTCTTCAACCGCTTCAAGAAGGCCTGGCTCCTGAAGATCCTCGGTGAGGATCTGGGTCTCGCCCAGGAGGCTGTGACGCTCGCCTCGTCGAGCAAGAAGGAGATCGTCGCCTTCTGCGACAAACTCTTCGCTGAACCCTTCGCCACGCTCACCGACGCGCAGCGCGCTGCCGTGGCCGCCTGGTGCCCGCCGATGATGCAGACCGCCGGTGTCGCCTGTGATGAGGCGGAGCCCACTGCGGAAACCCCGGAGCCTGACAGCGAGGTCGCGCAAGCGGCCTGA
- a CDS encoding DUF3768 domain-containing protein: MSMTVQPLPDRPDPTVIAAQNDAFRKLACLGVPPARPIQGRMHVTRALMEAGDGFMGEAVKATGEFATFEPENDPEGWHDFGAVEIRGETVFWKIDLYEADSDFRYGAETPDNPATTMRVLTIMLARDW, from the coding sequence ATGTCCATGACCGTTCAACCCCTGCCAGACCGTCCGGATCCGACCGTGATCGCGGCGCAGAACGACGCGTTTCGCAAGCTCGCATGCCTTGGAGTGCCGCCCGCGCGGCCCATCCAGGGCCGGATGCATGTCACCCGCGCGCTTATGGAGGCCGGTGACGGCTTCATGGGCGAGGCGGTGAAGGCGACCGGTGAGTTTGCCACATTCGAGCCTGAGAATGATCCCGAGGGATGGCACGATTTTGGCGCGGTCGAGATCCGGGGCGAGACCGTGTTCTGGAAAATCGATCTCTATGAAGCAGACTCGGATTTCCGCTACGGGGCTGAGACCCCGGACAATCCCGCCACCACCATGCGCGTGCTGACCATCATGCTGGCGCGCGACTGGTAG
- a CDS encoding type II toxin-antitoxin system PrlF family antitoxin → MTALAQDVSKLTDRYQTTVPAGVRKQLKLGKGDQIRYCTEPSGRVYIEPVRSDEEDPVLGAFLDFVEADIKAHPDRIRAFDGALHDRLAALVGDVDVDLDAPLSLEDE, encoded by the coding sequence ATGACAGCGCTCGCACAAGATGTCTCGAAACTCACGGATCGGTATCAGACGACCGTGCCGGCGGGTGTGCGCAAGCAGCTCAAGCTGGGCAAGGGCGACCAGATTCGCTACTGCACCGAGCCGAGTGGCAGGGTCTATATTGAGCCCGTGCGCAGCGACGAGGAAGATCCTGTGCTCGGCGCCTTTCTCGATTTTGTCGAGGCCGATATCAAGGCGCATCCGGACCGCATTCGGGCGTTCGATGGGGCTTTGCATGACCGTCTTGCAGCACTGGTCGGAGACGTTGACGTCGATCTCGATGCGCCGCTATCGCTCGAGGATGAATGA
- a CDS encoding Fic family protein has protein sequence MLETPARIEPCFFEEHIPTELADLSVDIQREATGLGQGLHPDSAAELADLVRVMNCYYSNLIEGHNTRPRDIERALAGAELEEETRPLALEARAHVIVQRAIDEMHRKGTLPRPTSVEFLTWVHKSFYDEMPDEFRVIEHPDGTQEPIVPGRMRQDDDREVAVGRHLPPSSSRVAAFMDHFDKRFQIAARSSSGRIIAIASAHHRLNYIHPFPDGNGRVSRLMSHAMGLTAGIGGQGLWSVSRGLARGLTDRGEYKRMMDLADSPRRGDRDGRGNLSEAALKTFSEWFLKVTLDQISFSARLFDLGGLDQRYRRLVADTIDDKRAPELISAVLRHGALERGDAQIVLKTSERTARNTLSKLTAAGYMTSASPKTPVRLAFPLDYRERLFPNLFGDGDLPQ, from the coding sequence ATGCTGGAAACACCCGCCAGGATCGAACCCTGCTTCTTCGAGGAGCATATTCCTACAGAACTGGCAGACCTTTCGGTCGACATCCAGAGGGAAGCCACTGGGCTGGGACAAGGGTTGCATCCTGACAGCGCAGCCGAACTTGCCGATCTCGTCCGTGTGATGAACTGCTACTACTCCAACCTGATCGAAGGACACAACACGCGCCCCCGCGACATCGAAAGGGCGCTGGCTGGTGCCGAGCTTGAGGAAGAAACCCGTCCCCTCGCCCTTGAGGCCCGGGCGCACGTCATCGTTCAACGGGCCATCGACGAGATGCATCGCAAGGGCACCCTGCCCCGCCCCACATCCGTCGAATTCCTGACTTGGGTCCATAAGAGCTTCTACGACGAGATGCCGGATGAGTTTCGGGTCATCGAACATCCCGACGGCACACAAGAGCCCATCGTTCCGGGACGCATGCGCCAGGATGATGATCGGGAAGTTGCGGTCGGGCGCCACCTACCTCCTTCATCGTCGCGCGTCGCCGCATTCATGGACCATTTCGACAAACGATTTCAGATTGCGGCGCGGTCTTCGAGCGGACGGATCATCGCGATCGCCTCTGCGCATCACCGGCTCAACTACATCCACCCTTTCCCGGATGGTAACGGCCGTGTCAGCAGACTGATGTCTCATGCCATGGGCCTCACAGCGGGGATTGGTGGCCAAGGGCTCTGGTCCGTATCACGTGGGCTGGCCCGCGGGTTAACCGATCGGGGCGAGTACAAACGGATGATGGATCTGGCCGACAGTCCACGCCGCGGAGACCGCGACGGACGGGGGAACCTGTCAGAAGCGGCACTGAAGACGTTTAGTGAATGGTTCCTAAAGGTGACGCTCGACCAGATCAGCTTCTCAGCAAGATTGTTCGATCTCGGCGGATTGGACCAACGGTATCGTCGTCTTGTTGCAGATACCATCGATGACAAGCGAGCGCCGGAACTAATCTCGGCGGTTCTTCGTCATGGGGCACTGGAACGAGGCGATGCGCAGATTGTGCTCAAGACGTCCGAGCGTACTGCTCGCAACACGCTGAGTAAACTGACCGCCGCCGGATACATGACGTCCGCCTCGCCGAAGACGCCGGTTCGGTTGGCGTTTCCGTTGGATTATCGAGAGCGGCTCTTTCCAAACCTCTTTGGAGACGGTGACCTTCCACAATAA
- a CDS encoding MBL fold metallo-hydrolase, with protein MTSFDLSRRGLILGAAGGAALLAAGRPHPLQAAGHATAPLPTFYDRMVGNLRVTTLLDGYFKLDQNLVTNLGDEQIAEGMKAAYLDPANPIPLAISTHVIRQGDQVSLVDAGAGSAFGPTAGRLRTSLELLGVAPEDVTRIVLTHMHPDHIGGLIADNGPVFPNASLHVSETDHAFWTDEMIASGAPESSQGFFALARAVSEAYTQRTEMFGDNTDLGGGLTTLAMPGHTPGHSGVRVSDGSDQLIIWGDSTAVASLQFSHPDAGIAFDADGVQAAETRRRVLDMVVADKIAVAGTHLPFPGIGHVEEKDGAYAWVPEEWQHI; from the coding sequence ATGACTTCTTTTGATCTTTCGCGCCGTGGATTGATTCTGGGCGCCGCGGGTGGCGCCGCCCTTCTTGCCGCCGGACGCCCACACCCCCTGCAAGCCGCGGGCCATGCAACGGCACCACTTCCAACCTTCTATGATCGTATGGTAGGCAATCTGCGCGTGACGACATTGCTGGACGGGTATTTCAAGCTCGATCAGAATCTTGTGACGAACCTCGGGGACGAGCAAATCGCGGAAGGAATGAAGGCGGCCTATCTTGACCCCGCGAATCCGATTCCGCTGGCAATCAGTACTCACGTCATTCGCCAAGGAGACCAGGTCAGCTTGGTCGATGCTGGTGCGGGCAGTGCCTTTGGACCAACAGCAGGCAGGTTGCGCACATCGCTGGAGTTGCTTGGCGTTGCACCTGAAGACGTGACGCGCATTGTGTTGACGCACATGCATCCGGATCACATCGGGGGATTGATCGCAGATAATGGCCCGGTCTTCCCGAATGCATCGTTGCATGTCAGCGAAACCGATCATGCCTTCTGGACGGACGAGATGATCGCATCGGGTGCGCCGGAGTCTTCGCAAGGTTTCTTTGCCTTGGCACGTGCTGTCAGCGAGGCCTACACTCAGCGGACCGAAATGTTTGGCGACAATACCGATCTTGGTGGCGGCCTCACCACTTTGGCAATGCCGGGGCATACCCCAGGACACAGTGGGGTCCGTGTGTCGGATGGCTCTGATCAGTTGATCATATGGGGAGACAGCACAGCTGTGGCGTCGCTGCAGTTTAGCCACCCTGATGCCGGTATCGCCTTTGACGCAGATGGCGTGCAGGCCGCCGAGACGCGCCGCCGTGTCTTGGATATGGTGGTTGCCGACAAGATCGCCGTTGCGGGCACCCATTTGCCGTTCCCTGGTATCGGTCATGTCGAAGAAAAAGACGGGGCCTACGCTTGGGTTCCAGAAGAATGGCAGCACATATAA